A single Endozoicomonas sp. NE40 DNA region contains:
- the sctQ gene encoding type III secretion system cytoplasmic ring protein SctQ → MSTEPLAYQTLSTAQLELSRLLCHRQSVFTTEINQSETELELCHQPADTLPSYTFHLELNGHPYQIYAGDSLLDSLLPGKLDHHGLNKLPDDLRIAVLTHTITPIFTPLAEQLGISWSLQEVQPTDSADHPATLGMNIRQNTINTRIELLIDDLLLSILKAIPAHHPQQLPDIPFWATLEKGHTRLSFAELKTLEAGDVVFLDQHINDDQVIVRINQRTAFLGEIADTGVSILQRHQTMDEYEHEEAPADAEDGHEQEEPSEMSPADTDVSVDLHDLPVTLMFEVGQQQLTLAELQSIQAGYIFELDRSVQQPVNIRANGKLIGHCELVQIENRLGARITHLHDQ, encoded by the coding sequence ATGTCTACAGAACCTCTGGCTTATCAGACCCTGTCAACGGCTCAGCTTGAACTGAGTCGTTTGCTTTGTCATCGCCAGAGCGTCTTTACCACCGAGATCAACCAGTCTGAGACAGAGCTTGAGCTGTGTCACCAGCCGGCCGATACACTGCCCTCCTATACCTTCCATCTGGAACTCAATGGCCACCCGTACCAGATTTATGCCGGTGACAGCCTGCTGGATTCACTATTGCCCGGTAAGCTGGATCATCATGGACTCAATAAGTTACCCGACGATTTGCGCATCGCGGTACTGACCCACACCATAACGCCAATTTTTACACCACTCGCTGAACAGCTGGGTATTTCCTGGTCACTGCAGGAAGTCCAGCCTACGGATTCGGCAGATCATCCTGCCACCCTGGGCATGAACATTCGCCAGAACACCATTAACACACGTATTGAGCTGCTGATTGATGATCTGCTGTTGTCCATACTGAAGGCGATTCCTGCTCATCATCCACAGCAATTGCCCGATATACCTTTCTGGGCGACTCTGGAAAAAGGGCATACCCGGTTGTCGTTCGCAGAGCTGAAAACACTGGAAGCTGGTGATGTTGTTTTTTTAGACCAGCACATCAACGACGATCAGGTCATTGTTCGTATCAACCAGCGTACCGCATTTCTGGGAGAGATCGCCGATACCGGAGTCAGCATCTTACAGAGGCATCAGACAATGGACGAATATGAGCACGAAGAGGCACCAGCCGACGCTGAGGATGGCCATGAACAGGAAGAACCATCTGAAATGTCTCCCGCCGATACAGACGTTAGCGTTGACCTGCACGACCTGCCTGTCACCCTGATGTTTGAAGTCGGTCAGCAGCAGCTCACCCTGGCAGAGCTGCAGAGCATTCAGGCAGGCTATATTTTTGAACTGGACCGCTCTGTCCAACAGCCCGTTAACATTCGTGCCAATGGCAAGCTGATTGGTCACTGCGAACTGGTACAGATTGAAAATCGCCTTGGAGCACGCATCACTCACCTGCACGATCAGTAA
- the sbcB gene encoding exodeoxyribonuclease I has product MLKSFLWFDFETFGTNPATDWPSQFAAIRTDAELNEIGEPVNLFCKLPDDHLPHPMATLVTGLTPQVVNARGLSEPEFIQRILDELMVPGTCAAGYNSIRFDDEVIRNSLYRNFHDPYLRERANGNSRWDLIDLVRMTGALRPDGIQWPKREDGFNSYKLEELTRANGIEHGDAHDALSDVRATIALARLIRDTQPRLFQFYLDHRFKDKAGTLLDLHTKEPVVHVSGMFGAAKQCLAVVMPLVEHPVNRNQVFVYDLSVDPAPLLAMSVEEIQENLFTPRQEGETRERIPLKGVSLNKCPALAPLKVLQVNDQARLGIDLDVCKRHRETLLNSPGLVEKVQAVFTGSAGKETQDPDQMLYSGGFFSWADKRLMDRIREATPELLGHLHLSFEDGRLDEMLFRYRGRHYPETLNQEESLRWQEFRRQRLSDKDAAVLGFGQFRSDLDSAKQDASVDELKLLDQLAAYADQLQAGLTH; this is encoded by the coding sequence ATGCTAAAAAGCTTTTTGTGGTTCGATTTTGAAACGTTTGGCACTAACCCTGCCACCGACTGGCCATCGCAGTTTGCTGCTATTCGCACCGATGCGGAACTCAATGAAATTGGCGAACCGGTCAACCTCTTCTGCAAGTTGCCTGATGATCATCTGCCTCACCCCATGGCGACCCTGGTCACAGGCTTAACGCCTCAGGTCGTCAATGCCAGAGGCTTGTCTGAACCGGAGTTTATCCAGCGCATACTTGATGAGCTGATGGTTCCCGGCACCTGCGCAGCAGGTTACAACAGCATTCGCTTTGATGATGAGGTCATCAGGAACAGCCTCTACCGGAATTTCCATGACCCTTATCTTCGGGAACGAGCCAATGGCAACAGCCGCTGGGATTTGATTGATCTGGTGCGTATGACGGGTGCTTTGCGGCCTGATGGAATCCAGTGGCCAAAACGGGAAGATGGCTTTAACAGTTATAAGCTGGAAGAACTGACCAGAGCCAATGGCATTGAACATGGTGATGCTCACGATGCGCTGTCTGATGTGCGCGCCACCATTGCTCTGGCCCGGTTGATTCGGGATACACAGCCGAGGCTGTTTCAGTTTTATCTGGATCATCGCTTCAAGGACAAAGCGGGTACCTTGCTGGATCTCCATACAAAAGAGCCGGTTGTTCATGTTTCCGGTATGTTTGGGGCGGCAAAACAGTGTCTGGCCGTGGTGATGCCTCTGGTTGAGCACCCTGTTAACCGGAATCAGGTGTTTGTGTATGACCTGAGTGTTGATCCGGCGCCTTTACTGGCAATGTCTGTGGAGGAAATACAGGAAAATCTGTTTACCCCAAGGCAGGAAGGTGAAACACGGGAGCGTATTCCGCTGAAAGGTGTCAGTCTTAATAAATGTCCGGCACTGGCGCCTTTGAAAGTACTGCAGGTAAACGATCAGGCAAGGCTTGGTATTGATCTTGATGTCTGTAAACGGCATAGGGAAACACTGCTGAACAGTCCGGGCCTTGTTGAAAAAGTTCAGGCCGTTTTTACAGGCTCGGCAGGTAAAGAGACTCAGGACCCTGATCAGATGTTGTATTCAGGGGGATTTTTTTCCTGGGCGGACAAGCGCCTGATGGATCGGATTCGTGAGGCGACCCCGGAGTTGCTGGGGCATTTGCATTTATCGTTTGAAGACGGTCGTCTTGATGAAATGCTGTTCAGGTATCGCGGGCGCCATTATCCGGAAACGCTGAATCAGGAAGAGTCCCTCAGGTGGCAGGAGTTCCGACGTCAGAGATTATCCGATAAGGATGCGGCAGTGCTTGGGTTTGGTCAGTTCCGGAGCGATCTGGACAGTGCGAAGCAGGATGCTTCGGTGGATGAACTCAAGCTGCTTGATCAGTTGGCAGCCTACGCTGACCAACTGCAAGCCGGTTTAACTCATTAA
- a CDS encoding inositol phosphate phosphatase SopB: MDGNGPVGGVRNASSNPLDPAKRDEVVHKRSSRLNRAIKSIGVKLKILPRSAKASGKRQPAKRTIHDRNVVISSPLPKEASDVKPLVASARTAAARLDDLLTLSQGEKRSDPEVRSQFEAVRNEYLNAALKVTDDAIAEASESRGGELAETLKDIKAHLKQLLASHEFEVTPESVKSLKNYPQTFASFVDQAGLSGEEVLSAFKSHVADRQAELDKQQLSSPHEDELNAHSTHNHKELFKLQSLQFQAAKALVADELAAAGKAGNEPLQNRLAEVEQRLDEQFVQLERTVQLSGDEPVSKDEVKVAKDLYPQLLKDALVEAGVEPSRINTRFQDAYAEQLNNREWKVIHNSFEYGGRAFSSKQTPASQIEVNGEQQKLLDYQGSKGVSCADTKNLKHATNLLRTDFQVGGHNEFTGIRHGVVDPYGVKGSDEAKALKAQGARKKAEEILIAALSTKPELFQQALKAAETGKEIPTLFTTSTSLLTTGVGSGKEAKMQKTQNEAFKHFTAPGNQPVEIELAGPDGTPRKIRMNIRQSRFNIPVNWGGVGPLSSIFGGRRNQARMNREAITDLVGNPKRGGEVGGMAAHWLGQYEEKQRLLAYKLTAEENRANPDAALIKAIKQESSQLAKDKKTIQDLSRQIKDIYRKGRHHHEHKDAYKLAARVALLTHKLGGVPLINCKSGKDRTGMLDAEIKFLTARIAENGAVPEPGPLNEDEKALFREILLKSGNHEVQEMNVGVRGYKTELITSIDERVGNKDIREEVRGLSKSVGL; this comes from the coding sequence ATGGATGGTAACGGACCGGTTGGTGGTGTACGCAATGCGTCTTCTAATCCTCTTGACCCGGCAAAACGCGATGAAGTTGTCCACAAACGCAGCAGTCGCCTGAACAGAGCCATCAAAAGCATTGGGGTAAAACTCAAAATCCTCCCCAGGTCTGCCAAAGCCTCCGGCAAGCGCCAACCGGCAAAGCGCACTATTCATGATCGTAATGTTGTGATTTCCAGCCCTCTGCCAAAGGAAGCCTCAGACGTTAAGCCACTGGTTGCTTCGGCCAGAACAGCCGCAGCCAGACTGGATGATTTACTGACTCTGTCGCAGGGAGAAAAAAGGTCTGACCCTGAGGTGCGGAGTCAGTTTGAAGCGGTTCGTAATGAGTACCTGAATGCTGCTTTAAAGGTGACAGACGATGCTATTGCAGAAGCTTCTGAATCCCGGGGTGGTGAACTGGCAGAGACACTGAAAGACATCAAAGCCCATCTGAAACAACTTCTTGCCAGTCATGAGTTTGAAGTCACGCCGGAATCGGTTAAATCCTTAAAGAACTACCCACAAACCTTTGCCTCTTTCGTGGATCAGGCAGGTTTGTCCGGGGAGGAGGTGCTTTCAGCCTTTAAGAGCCATGTAGCAGACAGGCAGGCAGAGTTGGACAAGCAGCAGCTTTCTTCGCCTCATGAAGATGAATTAAACGCCCATAGCACCCATAACCACAAAGAGCTGTTCAAGCTTCAGTCGCTTCAGTTCCAGGCGGCCAAAGCGCTGGTAGCCGATGAACTGGCTGCTGCCGGGAAGGCTGGTAATGAACCCCTGCAAAACCGGCTTGCAGAGGTCGAACAGCGGCTGGATGAACAGTTTGTCCAGCTTGAGAGGACCGTTCAGCTCAGTGGCGACGAGCCGGTATCGAAAGATGAAGTCAAAGTTGCCAAGGATCTGTATCCGCAGTTGTTGAAGGACGCTCTGGTCGAAGCCGGGGTTGAGCCTTCCCGGATCAATACCAGGTTTCAGGACGCCTATGCTGAGCAGTTGAATAACCGGGAGTGGAAGGTCATTCATAATTCGTTTGAGTATGGTGGCCGGGCCTTTTCTTCAAAACAAACCCCTGCCTCACAGATTGAAGTCAATGGAGAGCAGCAGAAACTGCTGGATTACCAGGGGAGCAAAGGTGTCAGCTGTGCTGATACAAAGAACCTGAAGCACGCGACCAACCTGCTGCGCACCGATTTTCAGGTTGGTGGACACAATGAATTTACTGGTATTCGACACGGTGTTGTAGACCCATATGGCGTGAAAGGCAGTGATGAAGCTAAAGCGTTAAAAGCTCAGGGGGCCAGAAAAAAAGCGGAAGAGATTTTGATTGCAGCTCTCTCTACCAAGCCTGAGTTATTTCAGCAGGCCCTAAAAGCGGCAGAAACCGGGAAAGAGATACCGACGCTTTTTACCACGTCAACATCACTACTGACAACCGGGGTAGGGTCCGGCAAAGAAGCGAAAATGCAGAAAACCCAGAATGAGGCCTTCAAACATTTCACTGCTCCCGGAAATCAGCCTGTAGAGATTGAACTGGCAGGGCCTGATGGCACCCCCCGAAAGATCAGGATGAACATACGGCAGTCACGGTTTAATATTCCGGTTAACTGGGGTGGTGTCGGGCCGTTGTCGTCAATTTTTGGCGGACGGCGAAATCAGGCCCGTATGAACCGGGAAGCCATCACAGATCTGGTTGGCAACCCGAAGCGCGGTGGTGAGGTTGGCGGAATGGCCGCTCATTGGCTGGGGCAGTACGAAGAAAAACAGAGGTTACTCGCTTACAAGCTGACGGCTGAAGAAAACCGGGCTAACCCCGATGCTGCTTTGATTAAAGCGATAAAGCAGGAATCCAGTCAGCTGGCAAAAGATAAGAAAACCATTCAGGACCTCAGCCGGCAGATCAAAGATATTTATCGAAAAGGCCGTCACCACCATGAACATAAAGATGCCTATAAACTGGCTGCAAGAGTTGCCCTGCTGACTCATAAGCTGGGAGGTGTGCCGTTAATTAACTGTAAAAGCGGCAAGGACCGGACCGGAATGCTTGATGCAGAGATTAAATTCCTGACTGCAAGAATTGCAGAAAATGGCGCTGTGCCAGAGCCGGGTCCACTTAATGAAGACGAAAAAGCCTTGTTCAGGGAAATTCTGCTGAAGTCCGGCAATCATGAAGTTCAGGAGATGAATGTCGGCGTCAGAGGCTATAAAACCGAACTCATTACCTCCATTGACGAGCGTGTTGGCAATAAGGACATACGGGAAGAGGTCAGGGGACTGTCAAAATCGGTGGGTTTATAG
- the sctU gene encoding type III secretion system export apparatus subunit SctU: MSAEKTEQPTPKKLRDARKKGQVAKSKEVSGTFGFLLVIATLWFMSDNYINTIQEMVILPSTVYNETFEEAFKIVTMGILNKSIELLIPLVGVTLLGAIIGNIMQFGFLLAGESIKPDLKKISPIGGFKKIFAMKNLMEFFKSVVKIIFLSIVVYYVIKGSLGDMVNMPYCGSSCILPITGVLLKKLLIYAIAAFVVIAVLDFMFEKHQFTKQNKMSKDEVKREHKESEGSPEIKGKRKEIHQEILNEAENTKKSDVVIKNPTHLAIGLHYSEDKTPLPVVTVKGRGGRARFILKIAEKEGIPILENVPLAHALFDTDIASYIPSELIEPVAEVFRWVEDLKEQEKYGEL; this comes from the coding sequence ATGAGTGCGGAAAAGACCGAACAGCCCACCCCGAAAAAACTGAGGGACGCGCGTAAGAAAGGCCAGGTCGCCAAAAGCAAGGAAGTGTCGGGTACTTTTGGTTTTCTACTGGTCATCGCTACCCTGTGGTTTATGAGTGACAACTACATTAACACCATTCAGGAAATGGTGATTCTGCCCTCTACGGTTTACAACGAAACCTTTGAGGAAGCCTTCAAGATCGTTACCATGGGCATTCTCAACAAATCCATTGAACTTCTGATCCCCCTGGTCGGCGTTACCCTGTTAGGTGCCATTATTGGCAATATCATGCAGTTTGGCTTTCTGCTGGCCGGTGAATCCATCAAGCCTGACCTAAAAAAAATCAGCCCGATAGGCGGCTTTAAAAAAATATTTGCCATGAAAAACCTTATGGAGTTTTTCAAGTCGGTGGTTAAGATCATTTTTCTTTCCATTGTTGTCTATTACGTGATCAAGGGCAGCCTGGGTGATATGGTCAACATGCCTTATTGCGGCAGCAGCTGCATTCTTCCCATTACCGGTGTATTGCTGAAGAAACTGCTGATTTACGCCATTGCGGCGTTTGTCGTTATCGCCGTACTCGACTTTATGTTTGAAAAGCACCAGTTTACCAAGCAGAACAAGATGTCGAAGGATGAGGTCAAACGGGAACATAAGGAGAGCGAGGGTAGCCCTGAGATCAAAGGTAAACGCAAAGAGATTCATCAGGAAATTCTTAATGAAGCTGAAAACACAAAAAAATCCGATGTCGTCATCAAGAACCCGACCCACCTGGCCATCGGTTTACATTACAGTGAGGACAAAACCCCGTTGCCCGTTGTCACAGTAAAAGGTCGTGGCGGGCGCGCCCGCTTTATTCTTAAAATTGCAGAGAAAGAAGGGATACCCATCCTGGAAAACGTCCCCCTGGCACATGCCCTGTTTGACACCGATATTGCCAGCTATATTCCCAGTGAACTGATTGAACCCGTGGCCGAAGTTTTCCGCTGGGTGGAAGACCTCAAGGAACAGGAGAAGTATGGAGAGCTATAA
- a CDS encoding response regulator transcription factor encodes MQQQDMKQEPTVFIIDDDEAVRDSLKMLMKSVGQAVEAFSSPAEFLESYDENRPGCIVLDIRMPGMSGLELQNKLNEMHCILPIIFITGHGDVPMAVQAIKDGAMNFIQKPFRDQELLDLINDALKLDTQQRRELLEHKEILRRLSTLTDREREVLHHVVEGKANKVIAADINLSQRTVEIHRSRVMEKMGTKSLAHLVRQVMQVKDHLEGEFNFKI; translated from the coding sequence ATGCAGCAACAGGACATGAAGCAGGAACCCACCGTTTTCATCATCGATGATGACGAAGCTGTGCGTGACTCGCTGAAAATGTTGATGAAGTCTGTTGGTCAGGCTGTTGAAGCGTTTTCCTCTCCGGCAGAATTTCTGGAGAGCTACGATGAAAACCGTCCGGGTTGCATTGTGCTGGATATTCGCATGCCAGGCATGAGCGGTCTGGAGCTTCAGAACAAACTGAACGAAATGCACTGTATTCTGCCAATCATCTTCATCACCGGCCACGGCGATGTACCTATGGCTGTTCAGGCCATCAAAGACGGTGCCATGAACTTTATCCAGAAGCCATTCCGCGACCAGGAACTGCTGGACCTGATCAACGATGCCCTGAAACTGGATACCCAGCAGCGTCGCGAACTGCTTGAGCACAAAGAGATCCTGCGTCGTCTGTCTACCCTGACCGACCGTGAGCGCGAAGTGCTGCATCATGTTGTAGAAGGCAAAGCCAACAAGGTGATTGCTGCCGATATCAACCTGAGCCAGCGTACGGTAGAAATCCACCGCTCACGCGTGATGGAAAAAATGGGAACCAAATCCCTGGCCCACCTGGTGCGTCAGGTGATGCAAGTGAAAGATCATCTGGAAGGTGAGTTTAACTTCAAGATTTAA
- a CDS encoding aspartate ammonia-lyase, which yields MALDTTELNEYRTEHDLLGDAKVPNTAYYGIQTQRAMENFNISGVELSHYANVPTALAMVKKACALANRDLGMLDAAKADAIADACDEIIAGKLHEQFRVDMIQGGAGTSTNMNANEVIANRALELMGYRRGQYEHLHPNTHVNMAQSTNDVYPTAMRLAMVLKHNELIVAARSLKNACEVKAEEFKNILKMGRTQLQDAVPMTLGQEFKAFATTIGEDIDRIRDMAKLLCEINLGGTAIGTGITADSRYAPLAVQYLSEISGQKMILAGDLVEATSDMGAFVIFSSALKRMAVKLSKMSNDLRLLSSGPLCGLNEINLPEMQPGSSIMPGKVNPVIPEAMSQIAFHVIGNDMVVTMASEAAQLQLNYAEPVLVYKILESIQQLTNGMFMLTDRCVKGITANADVCQAYVDNSVGLVTALNPYLGYENSSRIAKTALRTGRRVVELVKEEGLLTDEQLAEILKPENMVAPLDLSSKLV from the coding sequence ATGGCACTGGATACTACTGAACTGAACGAGTATCGAACTGAACACGACCTGCTGGGTGATGCCAAAGTACCGAATACAGCCTATTACGGTATTCAAACTCAGCGCGCCATGGAAAACTTTAATATCTCCGGTGTTGAACTGAGTCACTATGCCAACGTGCCAACTGCTCTGGCCATGGTAAAGAAGGCCTGCGCACTGGCTAACCGTGATCTGGGCATGCTGGACGCTGCCAAAGCTGACGCCATTGCTGATGCCTGTGATGAAATCATTGCCGGAAAACTGCACGAGCAGTTCCGTGTTGACATGATTCAGGGTGGTGCCGGTACTTCCACCAATATGAATGCCAACGAAGTCATCGCCAACCGCGCGCTGGAACTGATGGGCTATCGTCGTGGCCAGTACGAGCATCTGCACCCGAACACTCACGTTAACATGGCTCAGTCCACTAACGACGTGTACCCAACCGCTATGCGCCTGGCTATGGTCCTGAAGCACAACGAACTGATTGTTGCTGCCAGAAGCCTGAAAAATGCCTGTGAAGTAAAAGCAGAAGAGTTCAAGAACATCCTGAAGATGGGCCGTACCCAGCTGCAGGACGCTGTACCTATGACTCTGGGTCAGGAATTCAAGGCGTTCGCCACCACCATCGGTGAAGACATTGACCGTATCAGAGATATGGCCAAACTGCTGTGCGAAATCAACCTGGGCGGCACCGCCATCGGTACCGGCATCACTGCCGACAGCCGTTACGCACCTCTGGCTGTTCAGTACCTGTCTGAAATCTCCGGTCAGAAGATGATCCTGGCAGGCGACCTGGTAGAAGCCACTTCCGACATGGGTGCCTTCGTGATCTTCTCCAGCGCCCTGAAGCGTATGGCAGTAAAACTGTCCAAGATGAGCAACGACCTGCGCCTGCTGTCTTCCGGTCCTCTGTGTGGCCTGAACGAAATCAACCTGCCTGAAATGCAGCCAGGTTCTTCCATCATGCCTGGTAAAGTAAACCCGGTTATCCCTGAAGCTATGAGCCAGATCGCTTTTCACGTCATCGGCAACGACATGGTGGTGACTATGGCTTCTGAAGCTGCACAGCTGCAGCTGAACTACGCTGAGCCGGTTCTGGTTTACAAGATTCTGGAATCCATCCAGCAGCTGACCAACGGCATGTTCATGCTGACCGACCGCTGCGTTAAAGGCATCACTGCCAATGCAGACGTTTGTCAGGCTTACGTAGACAACTCTGTTGGTCTGGTCACTGCTCTGAACCCATACCTGGGCTACGAGAACTCCAGCCGCATCGCCAAAACGGCACTGCGCACCGGTCGTCGTGTTGTTGAGCTGGTGAAAGAAGAAGGCCTGCTGACTGACGAGCAGCTGGCAGAAATTCTGAAGCCGGAAAACATGGTGGCTCCACTGGACCTGAGCAGCAAGCTGGTATAA
- the sctT gene encoding type III secretion system export apparatus subunit SctT, with product MLIPIDELKEWFYVFSMGAPRIVALFTLIPFLHKRMLGGAMMRNGVAMALVLFMHPMLAEAVPDKTPTIYATLFIVLKEVFIGALLGFVITIPFWALESAGFFIDNQRGASMASAMNPLSGAESSPMGILFSQAFTAIFMVSGLFLLLVKSLFISYSTWPVFSYFPNMNPEGAIFFLKQFDLIISLSMWLAAPVIIAMFITEFGIALISRSAPQLNVFILAMPIKSGVAAAILVVYVGTILTLARKHDEGIPTLFMMLGELWR from the coding sequence ATGCTTATCCCGATTGATGAACTCAAGGAATGGTTTTATGTGTTCTCAATGGGAGCCCCACGGATTGTTGCGCTGTTTACACTGATTCCCTTTCTGCACAAGCGCATGCTCGGTGGAGCCATGATGCGTAACGGTGTGGCCATGGCGCTGGTGCTGTTTATGCACCCGATGCTGGCGGAAGCCGTTCCGGACAAAACACCCACCATCTACGCAACCCTGTTCATTGTCTTAAAAGAGGTCTTTATTGGTGCGCTTCTGGGCTTCGTGATTACCATCCCTTTCTGGGCTCTGGAATCGGCGGGTTTCTTTATTGATAACCAGCGGGGTGCCTCCATGGCGAGCGCCATGAACCCTTTATCCGGTGCTGAGTCGTCACCGATGGGCATTCTGTTTTCTCAGGCGTTCACGGCTATTTTCATGGTCAGTGGTTTGTTTTTGCTGCTGGTGAAAAGTCTGTTTATCAGCTACTCCACCTGGCCTGTCTTCAGCTACTTTCCCAACATGAACCCGGAAGGCGCTATCTTTTTCCTGAAGCAGTTTGACCTGATCATCAGCCTCTCCATGTGGCTGGCCGCGCCGGTTATTATTGCCATGTTCATTACCGAGTTTGGCATCGCCCTGATCAGCCGCTCGGCACCTCAGTTGAACGTATTTATTCTGGCCATGCCCATAAAAAGTGGTGTAGCCGCCGCTATTCTGGTGGTTTATGTCGGCACCATACTCACACTTGCACGCAAACACGACGAAGGCATTCCAACGCTGTTTATGATGCTGGGAGAACTCTGGCGATGA
- a CDS encoding response regulator encodes MSLAKQATVYLLEKDTGITDTIRSLCDEKSMLLECFESGQELLRAIKGLAPDCIVAANNEPIGQALTLMEALDTHHHDIPVIILGDHSDVSSAVAAIKAGAIDYIEKPVIYGRLAEHFNQALARTALMS; translated from the coding sequence ATGAGTCTGGCTAAACAAGCAACAGTGTATCTTCTGGAAAAAGATACCGGTATTACCGATACCATCCGCAGCCTGTGTGATGAAAAGTCCATGCTGCTTGAATGCTTTGAATCCGGTCAGGAACTGCTGCGCGCTATAAAGGGTCTGGCACCTGACTGTATTGTTGCGGCAAACAACGAACCCATCGGTCAGGCTCTGACACTGATGGAAGCACTGGATACTCACCACCATGATATACCGGTCATTATTCTGGGTGATCACAGTGATGTATCCAGCGCCGTAGCAGCGATTAAAGCCGGAGCCATCGATTACATCGAAAAGCCGGTCATCTACGGCCGTCTGGCAGAGCATTTCAATCAGGCACTGGCTCGCACAGCATTAATGAGTTAA
- the sctR gene encoding type III secretion system export apparatus subunit SctR yields MESGILNLTSPFYLMIPLALMALIPFMAVMGTSFLKLVVVFSILRNATGLQQIPPNIAMNALAIILTLYIMAPVGYEMYERIQPETLNFEDLSWIEAVQDGITPYREFLKANTTAEERNFFLKSARLLWPSRYQKELSGDDLMILLPSFCISELTKAFQIGFLLYLPFIIIDLIVSNILLAMGMMMVSPMTISLPFKLLLFVLLEGWTRLIHSLVLSYS; encoded by the coding sequence ATGGAAAGCGGTATACTGAATCTCACCAGCCCTTTTTATTTAATGATCCCATTGGCGCTTATGGCGCTGATTCCCTTTATGGCGGTCATGGGTACCTCTTTCCTGAAACTGGTTGTCGTCTTTTCCATTCTGCGAAACGCTACAGGTCTGCAGCAAATTCCCCCAAACATCGCCATGAATGCCCTGGCGATTATCCTGACACTGTACATTATGGCCCCGGTCGGTTACGAAATGTACGAGCGAATTCAACCTGAAACCCTGAATTTTGAAGACCTGTCCTGGATCGAAGCAGTTCAGGATGGCATCACTCCTTACCGGGAATTCCTGAAAGCCAATACCACGGCGGAAGAACGCAACTTTTTCCTGAAATCCGCACGGCTTCTTTGGCCAAGCCGTTACCAGAAAGAGTTGTCAGGCGATGACCTGATGATCTTGCTGCCATCGTTTTGTATCAGCGAACTGACCAAGGCGTTTCAGATCGGGTTTCTGCTGTATCTGCCGTTTATCATCATTGACCTGATCGTATCCAACATTCTTCTGGCCATGGGTATGATGATGGTGTCGCCCATGACCATCTCCCTGCCCTTCAAACTGCTGTTATTTGTATTGCTGGAAGGCTGGACAAGACTGATTCACAGCCTGGTACTCAGTTACAGCTAG
- the sctS gene encoding type III secretion system export apparatus subunit SctS, whose protein sequence is MVDGEVIQLTAQALLLTLILSMPPIIAAAGVGLIISLVQALTQIQEQTLPFAFKLIAVIISIFATARWLGIEVYNYSLAIMAKIGTI, encoded by the coding sequence ATGGTTGATGGTGAAGTGATACAGCTGACAGCTCAGGCTCTGCTGCTGACCCTGATCCTGTCCATGCCCCCCATCATTGCGGCGGCAGGCGTGGGCCTGATTATCAGTCTGGTGCAGGCGCTGACCCAGATTCAGGAACAAACCCTGCCCTTTGCATTCAAGCTGATTGCCGTCATCATCAGCATTTTTGCCACTGCGCGATGGCTGGGCATAGAAGTGTATAACTATTCGCTGGCTATCATGGCCAAGATTGGCACGATCTGA